In a genomic window of Syngnathus typhle isolate RoL2023-S1 ecotype Sweden linkage group LG4, RoL_Styp_1.0, whole genome shotgun sequence:
- the pop4 gene encoding ribonuclease P protein subunit p29 isoform X1, with protein sequence MDEAAMDTHIPHDLEKVLGVKAQIRSKAQAFTQAFLKRNTEPQPQKDAKGLLSHKAVILEYSRSNKKILHKKRPKGLNAQQKREIKIFHIKSEHQRYEVFLPLHDLWKQYIIDLCNGLKPTSSPHSVQQKLLKADFHGAIITVVRSKCPSYVGTTGILIQEFKHVFKMITKQDKFKEQRGSVLGCRRARLLFLPWMESVGSGVRGGRRGASAEASGRRRPGWAGGQPSSPGRAFHSSGECSIAGQRSGLHSPAEIYETDIIPKRNSVFQVEINGFISFIYGNKFEQRASERSAKKFKFSGSIDL encoded by the exons GCTCAGATTCGCTCCAAAGCGCAAGCTTTCACCCAAGCATTCCTGAAGAGGAACACTGAGCCGCAGCCACAAAAGGATGCAAAAGGTTTGCTGAGTCATAAAGCCGTTATCTTGGAGTACTCAAGGTCTAATAAAAAGATACTGCACAAAAAGAGACCCAAAGGATTAAATGCTCAGCAGAAGAGGGAAATCAAGATCTTCCATATaaaaagtgaacaccagag GTATGAGGTTTTCTTACCTCTGCATGATCTCTGGAAACAGTATATCATTGATCTTTGCAATGGATTGAAGCCAACAAG CAGTCCACACTCTGTCCAGCAGAAACTATTGAAGGCAGACTTCCATGGTGCCATTATCACAG tggttCGGTCCAAATGCCCTTCATATGTGGGCACTACAGGAATTTTGATCCAGGAGTTCAAGcatgttttcaaaatgattaCAAAACAAGACAAATTCAAAG AACAAAGGGGCTCCGTCCTGGGatgtcgccgggctcgtctgctattcctcccctgGATggaaagcgtcggaagcggtgtgcgaggaggcagaagaggggcaagcgcggaggcgtctgggcggaggcgtccgggctgggctggcggccaacccagctcgcccggccgtgccttccattcttctggcgaatgttcgatcgctggacaacgaagtggattacattcgcctgctgagatctacgaaacGGACA TAATCCCGAAGAGGAACAGTGTATTTCAAGTTGAGATAAATGGCTTCATCTCTTTCATCTACGGAAACAAGTTTGAgcagcgagccagcgagcgctCAGCAAAGAAGTTCAAATTCAGTGGAAGTATTGACTTGTGA
- the pop4 gene encoding ribonuclease P protein subunit p29 isoform X5, translating to MDEAAMDTHIPHDLEKVLGVKAQIRSKAQAFTQAFLKRNTEPQPQKDAKGLLSHKAVILEYSRSNKKILHKKRPKGLNAQQKREIKIFHIKSEHQSSPHSVQQKLLKADFHGAIITVVRSKCPSYVGTTGILIQEFKHVFKMITKQDKFKEQRGSVLGCRRARLLFLPWMESVGSGVRGGRRGASAEASGRRRPGWAGGQPSSPGRAFHSSGECSIAGQRSGLHSPAEIYETDIIPKRNSVFQVEINGFISFIYGNKFEQRASERSAKKFKFSGSIDL from the exons GCTCAGATTCGCTCCAAAGCGCAAGCTTTCACCCAAGCATTCCTGAAGAGGAACACTGAGCCGCAGCCACAAAAGGATGCAAAAGGTTTGCTGAGTCATAAAGCCGTTATCTTGGAGTACTCAAGGTCTAATAAAAAGATACTGCACAAAAAGAGACCCAAAGGATTAAATGCTCAGCAGAAGAGGGAAATCAAGATCTTCCATATaaaaagtgaacaccagag CAGTCCACACTCTGTCCAGCAGAAACTATTGAAGGCAGACTTCCATGGTGCCATTATCACAG tggttCGGTCCAAATGCCCTTCATATGTGGGCACTACAGGAATTTTGATCCAGGAGTTCAAGcatgttttcaaaatgattaCAAAACAAGACAAATTCAAAG AACAAAGGGGCTCCGTCCTGGGatgtcgccgggctcgtctgctattcctcccctgGATggaaagcgtcggaagcggtgtgcgaggaggcagaagaggggcaagcgcggaggcgtctgggcggaggcgtccgggctgggctggcggccaacccagctcgcccggccgtgccttccattcttctggcgaatgttcgatcgctggacaacgaagtggattacattcgcctgctgagatctacgaaacGGACA TAATCCCGAAGAGGAACAGTGTATTTCAAGTTGAGATAAATGGCTTCATCTCTTTCATCTACGGAAACAAGTTTGAgcagcgagccagcgagcgctCAGCAAAGAAGTTCAAATTCAGTGGAAGTATTGACTTGTGA
- the pop4 gene encoding ribonuclease P protein subunit p29 isoform X6, with protein MDEAAMDTHIPHDLEKVLGVKAQIRSKAQAFTQAFLKRNTEPQPQKDAKGLLSHKAVILEYSRSNKKILHKKRPKGLNAQQKREIKIFHIKSEHQRYEVFLPLHDLWKQYIIDLCNGLKPTSSPHSVQQKLLKADFHGAIITVVRSKCPSYVGTTGILIQEFKHVFKMITKQDKFKVIPKRNSVFQVEINGFISFIYGNKFEQRASERSAKKFKFSGSIDL; from the exons GCTCAGATTCGCTCCAAAGCGCAAGCTTTCACCCAAGCATTCCTGAAGAGGAACACTGAGCCGCAGCCACAAAAGGATGCAAAAGGTTTGCTGAGTCATAAAGCCGTTATCTTGGAGTACTCAAGGTCTAATAAAAAGATACTGCACAAAAAGAGACCCAAAGGATTAAATGCTCAGCAGAAGAGGGAAATCAAGATCTTCCATATaaaaagtgaacaccagag GTATGAGGTTTTCTTACCTCTGCATGATCTCTGGAAACAGTATATCATTGATCTTTGCAATGGATTGAAGCCAACAAG CAGTCCACACTCTGTCCAGCAGAAACTATTGAAGGCAGACTTCCATGGTGCCATTATCACAG tggttCGGTCCAAATGCCCTTCATATGTGGGCACTACAGGAATTTTGATCCAGGAGTTCAAGcatgttttcaaaatgattaCAAAACAAGACAAATTCAAAG TAATCCCGAAGAGGAACAGTGTATTTCAAGTTGAGATAAATGGCTTCATCTCTTTCATCTACGGAAACAAGTTTGAgcagcgagccagcgagcgctCAGCAAAGAAGTTCAAATTCAGTGGAAGTATTGACTTGTGA
- the pop4 gene encoding ribonuclease P protein subunit p29 isoform X3 has protein sequence MDTHIPHDLEKVLGVKAQIRSKAQAFTQAFLKRNTEPQPQKDAKGLLSHKAVILEYSRSNKKILHKKRPKGLNAQQKREIKIFHIKSEHQRYEVFLPLHDLWKQYIIDLCNGLKPTSSPHSVQQKLLKADFHGAIITVVRSKCPSYVGTTGILIQEFKHVFKMITKQDKFKEQRGSVLGCRRARLLFLPWMESVGSGVRGGRRGASAEASGRRRPGWAGGQPSSPGRAFHSSGECSIAGQRSGLHSPAEIYETDIIPKRNSVFQVEINGFISFIYGNKFEQRASERSAKKFKFSGSIDL, from the exons GCTCAGATTCGCTCCAAAGCGCAAGCTTTCACCCAAGCATTCCTGAAGAGGAACACTGAGCCGCAGCCACAAAAGGATGCAAAAGGTTTGCTGAGTCATAAAGCCGTTATCTTGGAGTACTCAAGGTCTAATAAAAAGATACTGCACAAAAAGAGACCCAAAGGATTAAATGCTCAGCAGAAGAGGGAAATCAAGATCTTCCATATaaaaagtgaacaccagag GTATGAGGTTTTCTTACCTCTGCATGATCTCTGGAAACAGTATATCATTGATCTTTGCAATGGATTGAAGCCAACAAG CAGTCCACACTCTGTCCAGCAGAAACTATTGAAGGCAGACTTCCATGGTGCCATTATCACAG tggttCGGTCCAAATGCCCTTCATATGTGGGCACTACAGGAATTTTGATCCAGGAGTTCAAGcatgttttcaaaatgattaCAAAACAAGACAAATTCAAAG AACAAAGGGGCTCCGTCCTGGGatgtcgccgggctcgtctgctattcctcccctgGATggaaagcgtcggaagcggtgtgcgaggaggcagaagaggggcaagcgcggaggcgtctgggcggaggcgtccgggctgggctggcggccaacccagctcgcccggccgtgccttccattcttctggcgaatgttcgatcgctggacaacgaagtggattacattcgcctgctgagatctacgaaacGGACA TAATCCCGAAGAGGAACAGTGTATTTCAAGTTGAGATAAATGGCTTCATCTCTTTCATCTACGGAAACAAGTTTGAgcagcgagccagcgagcgctCAGCAAAGAAGTTCAAATTCAGTGGAAGTATTGACTTGTGA
- the pop4 gene encoding ribonuclease P protein subunit p29 isoform X2 encodes MDEAAMDTHIPHDLEKVLGVKAQIRSKAQAFTQAFLKRNTEPQPQKDAKGLLSHKAVILEYSRSNKKILHKKRPKGLNAQQKREIKIFHIKSEHQRYEVFLPLHDLWKQYIIDLCNGLKPTSPHSVQQKLLKADFHGAIITVVRSKCPSYVGTTGILIQEFKHVFKMITKQDKFKEQRGSVLGCRRARLLFLPWMESVGSGVRGGRRGASAEASGRRRPGWAGGQPSSPGRAFHSSGECSIAGQRSGLHSPAEIYETDIIPKRNSVFQVEINGFISFIYGNKFEQRASERSAKKFKFSGSIDL; translated from the exons GCTCAGATTCGCTCCAAAGCGCAAGCTTTCACCCAAGCATTCCTGAAGAGGAACACTGAGCCGCAGCCACAAAAGGATGCAAAAGGTTTGCTGAGTCATAAAGCCGTTATCTTGGAGTACTCAAGGTCTAATAAAAAGATACTGCACAAAAAGAGACCCAAAGGATTAAATGCTCAGCAGAAGAGGGAAATCAAGATCTTCCATATaaaaagtgaacaccagag GTATGAGGTTTTCTTACCTCTGCATGATCTCTGGAAACAGTATATCATTGATCTTTGCAATGGATTGAAGCCAACAAG TCCACACTCTGTCCAGCAGAAACTATTGAAGGCAGACTTCCATGGTGCCATTATCACAG tggttCGGTCCAAATGCCCTTCATATGTGGGCACTACAGGAATTTTGATCCAGGAGTTCAAGcatgttttcaaaatgattaCAAAACAAGACAAATTCAAAG AACAAAGGGGCTCCGTCCTGGGatgtcgccgggctcgtctgctattcctcccctgGATggaaagcgtcggaagcggtgtgcgaggaggcagaagaggggcaagcgcggaggcgtctgggcggaggcgtccgggctgggctggcggccaacccagctcgcccggccgtgccttccattcttctggcgaatgttcgatcgctggacaacgaagtggattacattcgcctgctgagatctacgaaacGGACA TAATCCCGAAGAGGAACAGTGTATTTCAAGTTGAGATAAATGGCTTCATCTCTTTCATCTACGGAAACAAGTTTGAgcagcgagccagcgagcgctCAGCAAAGAAGTTCAAATTCAGTGGAAGTATTGACTTGTGA
- the pop4 gene encoding ribonuclease P protein subunit p29 isoform X7, whose amino-acid sequence MTLKKFLALSSPHSVQQKLLKADFHGAIITVVRSKCPSYVGTTGILIQEFKHVFKMITKQDKFKEQRGSVLGCRRARLLFLPWMESVGSGVRGGRRGASAEASGRRRPGWAGGQPSSPGRAFHSSGECSIAGQRSGLHSPAEIYETDIIPKRNSVFQVEINGFISFIYGNKFEQRASERSAKKFKFSGSIDL is encoded by the exons CAGTCCACACTCTGTCCAGCAGAAACTATTGAAGGCAGACTTCCATGGTGCCATTATCACAG tggttCGGTCCAAATGCCCTTCATATGTGGGCACTACAGGAATTTTGATCCAGGAGTTCAAGcatgttttcaaaatgattaCAAAACAAGACAAATTCAAAG AACAAAGGGGCTCCGTCCTGGGatgtcgccgggctcgtctgctattcctcccctgGATggaaagcgtcggaagcggtgtgcgaggaggcagaagaggggcaagcgcggaggcgtctgggcggaggcgtccgggctgggctggcggccaacccagctcgcccggccgtgccttccattcttctggcgaatgttcgatcgctggacaacgaagtggattacattcgcctgctgagatctacgaaacGGACA TAATCCCGAAGAGGAACAGTGTATTTCAAGTTGAGATAAATGGCTTCATCTCTTTCATCTACGGAAACAAGTTTGAgcagcgagccagcgagcgctCAGCAAAGAAGTTCAAATTCAGTGGAAGTATTGACTTGTGA